A single window of bacterium DNA harbors:
- a CDS encoding polysaccharide pyruvyl transferase family protein: MRLGLIGWYGHENAGDERMLFCLRQFFGGSDFLVTAGLDDALARIEDLNRCDYVLFGGGGLILRGFGIYAPLIERLKARFGCVGISVEACHSDNLRLIEVIKDRAEFILVRDEASRKLFGCHFKVIVGPDVSFLYPFEIIDPVSSDTCGVNLRPWPYWRGEHGGRYDRWMQRLNHRFPILERIYPLQKWKPEGIVKILQDNFSRLVPVPLYTEAGGETDSEFLRPFFDEVDDVFSPDSYLPCRYFAGMRLHSLIFACQMGIPFLSLSYQPKNAEFCKAAGMEQLSIDLFNLAELAPGIGYLKKEYSGIRENLLDFREKSRQEIHAIMRAIFNNVATAAVRCCVPC; encoded by the coding sequence ATGCGCCTTGGACTCATCGGCTGGTACGGGCATGAAAATGCCGGTGATGAGCGAATGCTCTTTTGCCTCCGGCAATTCTTTGGCGGGAGCGATTTTCTCGTTACAGCAGGGCTTGACGATGCCTTGGCCAGAATCGAGGACTTAAACCGCTGCGACTATGTCCTTTTCGGGGGAGGCGGACTGATCCTGCGGGGATTTGGCATTTATGCCCCTCTGATCGAACGCCTGAAAGCACGGTTTGGGTGTGTGGGTATCAGCGTCGAGGCTTGCCACTCGGATAACCTGAGACTCATCGAAGTAATCAAGGACAGGGCGGAATTCATCCTGGTCAGGGATGAGGCGAGCCGGAAACTCTTTGGCTGTCACTTCAAGGTCATCGTCGGCCCTGATGTGAGCTTCCTCTACCCTTTTGAAATCATCGATCCGGTCTCATCTGACACCTGCGGTGTAAATCTCAGACCGTGGCCATACTGGAGAGGTGAGCACGGCGGGCGGTATGACCGCTGGATGCAGCGCCTCAACCATCGCTTTCCCATTCTGGAGCGGATTTACCCCCTCCAGAAATGGAAGCCAGAGGGGATTGTGAAGATATTGCAAGATAACTTTTCCCGGCTGGTTCCGGTTCCTTTGTACACCGAGGCTGGTGGGGAAACGGATTCAGAGTTTTTAAGGCCATTTTTTGACGAGGTGGATGATGTGTTTTCACCCGATTCCTACCTCCCCTGCCGCTACTTTGCGGGAATGCGGCTGCATTCTCTGATCTTTGCCTGCCAGATGGGGATTCCTTTTCTTTCGCTGTCGTATCAGCCCAAGAATGCAGAATTCTGCAAGGCGGCAGGTATGGAGCAGCTATCCATTGATTTGTTCAACCTTGCAGAATTGGCGCCAGGCATTGGGTACCTGAAAAAAGAATATTCCGGAATCAGGGAGAATCTGCTCGATTTCCGGGAAAAGAGCAGGCAGGAGATCCATGCGATCATGAGGGCCATATTCAATAATGTGGCCACTGCCGCCGTTCGGTGTTGTGTTCCATGTTGA
- a CDS encoding class I SAM-dependent methyltransferase: MVGLWLKRWHSPYEWSKTSQAFYQILVKFLDQGFSILEAGSSTGHISFRLARKGYRITLLDVREEPILQAARNFRRYGLTADLLVEDFFSHSRRYDLIWNSGLVQCFDDDGKVRLISHARRLADRLLLFYPDTDSGLKRTEGGKPDMVPGVEGSREYPVAAVPQIFYSLYNRVFSGRVEGAVIDMPFDMLWTYGEQ, encoded by the coding sequence ATGGTCGGATTGTGGCTGAAAAGGTGGCACAGTCCCTACGAGTGGAGCAAAACCAGCCAGGCTTTTTATCAGATCCTGGTGAAGTTCCTCGATCAGGGATTTTCTATCCTGGAAGCGGGCAGTTCCACCGGGCACATTTCATTCAGGCTGGCTCGAAAAGGATACCGGATCACTCTTCTCGATGTGCGTGAGGAGCCGATTCTTCAGGCTGCCAGAAACTTTCGCCGGTATGGATTGACGGCGGACCTGCTGGTGGAGGATTTCTTCTCTCACTCGCGCCGCTATGACCTGATCTGGAACAGTGGTCTGGTTCAGTGTTTCGACGATGATGGCAAGGTCAGGCTGATCAGCCATGCCCGCAGGCTGGCTGACAGGCTCCTCCTCTTTTACCCTGATACGGACAGCGGACTGAAGAGGACAGAGGGGGGGAAGCCCGACATGGTTCCGGGGGTGGAGGGCTCCAGAGAGTACCCGGTGGCTGCGGTTCCCCAGATTTTCTACTCACTGTATAACCGGGTGTTTTCCGGCAGGGTAGAAGGAGCGGTTATCGATATGCCCTTTGACATGCTCTGGACCTATGGAGAGCAGTGA
- a CDS encoding prenyltransferase/squalene oxidase repeat-containing protein — MISCTAEIKNRIVPGEARSSIASAEKFLLSCIRSGLAHSYDVTSRRWVKPYPEVTGYLLSYFADEARNGDVPAQILEAAARLIRIQDPCGGFPSFSNRHMLYTFDTAQIMHGLVSLYKRTGTESYLDRAIACAGFVCSMQLPDGSMFPVYDLRARARYAEKTGTWGTSLSPIQVKNIEGLLLLSELSGEARYRLAAEKLALFGRRNCTIHLTHPMAYCLEGLAAIGEMEFVRDQLKDKILPRLHPSGFLAYSPELPYAYVSGSVQMAMLLFKAGFKEESGQILAWARGVQSRHDSGGLFQYADAEGNLDHHVHTEINSWGTKYFCQLERLWSDCG, encoded by the coding sequence ATGATATCGTGCACAGCAGAAATTAAGAACCGGATCGTGCCCGGGGAAGCGAGAAGCTCGATCGCATCCGCTGAAAAATTCCTGCTTTCCTGCATCCGGAGCGGGCTGGCCCATTCGTATGATGTTACAAGCCGCAGATGGGTCAAACCCTATCCGGAGGTTACCGGATACCTGCTCAGCTATTTCGCCGATGAAGCCCGCAATGGCGATGTTCCGGCTCAAATCCTGGAAGCTGCGGCGCGGCTGATCAGGATACAGGATCCGTGCGGAGGCTTTCCCAGCTTCTCCAACCGGCACATGCTCTATACGTTTGACACCGCACAGATCATGCACGGCCTGGTGAGCCTGTACAAACGGACAGGCACAGAGAGCTATCTTGACAGGGCAATTGCATGTGCCGGGTTCGTGTGCAGCATGCAACTGCCCGATGGCAGCATGTTTCCGGTCTATGATCTTCGCGCCAGGGCACGGTATGCGGAAAAAACCGGAACCTGGGGAACGTCCCTCTCCCCTATTCAGGTTAAAAATATCGAGGGACTGCTCCTGCTCAGTGAATTGAGCGGTGAGGCACGGTACCGGCTGGCGGCGGAAAAACTGGCTCTCTTTGGCCGGAGAAATTGCACGATTCACCTGACTCATCCCATGGCTTACTGCCTGGAAGGTTTGGCGGCGATCGGAGAAATGGAGTTTGTCCGCGATCAACTGAAAGATAAAATCCTCCCCCGGCTTCACCCCAGCGGATTTTTAGCCTATTCTCCCGAATTGCCCTATGCATATGTTTCCGGAAGCGTTCAGATGGCCATGCTTCTTTTCAAGGCCGGCTTTAAGGAGGAATCAGGCCAAATCCTGGCCTGGGCCAGGGGCGTTCAGTCCCGTCATGACAGCGGCGGATTGTTTCAATATGCGGATGCCGAAGGGAATCTCGATCATCATGTTCACACCGAAATCAATTCCTGGGGGACAAAGTATTTCTGTCAACTGGAGCGGCTATGGTCGGATTGTGGCTGA
- a CDS encoding glycosyltransferase, which produces MRGIHFGSYWMGENDVVFLMAHELAQLCDLKIVDPGIYDGSGPGNWYREDGRVNPKNPVKWLDHERVLSIVHEHRADFVIVNSGGLSLDPETIRLLRKEQVTCIGISLSDPDVFPYHGRIYAHLYDLYYTNSAFSLENQYGKSGTGSHDVHIHHLPFAASPRLHRPLPEVEKKFDLVIVGHARPDRIKIVEALERRFSVGLFGKGWGSGILPVHGEDHVRAINSGRMYLSFSQTGAGYTNVKVGIFEAAACRTLLISQVFPEMEQYFRYGLELAGYLRASELPQIISWYREKEHLRAWMAQNSYQRCLAEHTWQSRWQRVLDDIVHSRN; this is translated from the coding sequence ATGAGAGGAATTCACTTTGGAAGCTACTGGATGGGAGAAAACGATGTGGTCTTTCTCATGGCCCATGAGCTTGCCCAGCTCTGCGACCTGAAAATTGTCGATCCCGGCATTTACGATGGCTCGGGACCAGGCAACTGGTACCGGGAAGATGGCCGGGTAAACCCGAAAAACCCGGTCAAATGGCTTGATCATGAACGGGTTCTATCTATTGTTCATGAGCACCGGGCTGATTTTGTCATCGTCAATTCCGGCGGACTGTCCCTTGATCCGGAAACGATCAGGCTCCTTCGAAAAGAGCAGGTAACCTGCATCGGTATTTCGCTGTCAGATCCTGATGTTTTTCCCTATCATGGGAGGATTTACGCACACCTGTATGATCTGTACTATACCAATTCGGCTTTTTCCCTTGAGAACCAATATGGCAAGAGCGGCACAGGAAGCCACGATGTCCATATCCATCATCTGCCTTTCGCTGCCTCACCCAGGTTGCACAGGCCGCTGCCGGAGGTTGAAAAGAAGTTTGACCTGGTAATAGTCGGGCATGCCCGTCCTGACCGGATAAAGATCGTAGAAGCGCTCGAAAGACGCTTCTCCGTCGGGCTCTTTGGAAAGGGATGGGGAAGCGGCATTCTCCCGGTTCATGGAGAGGATCATGTCCGGGCAATTAACTCAGGCAGAATGTATCTTTCTTTCTCTCAAACCGGTGCCGGTTATACGAATGTCAAGGTGGGGATTTTTGAGGCAGCAGCCTGCCGGACGCTCCTGATCAGCCAGGTTTTCCCTGAAATGGAGCAGTATTTCAGGTACGGCCTGGAACTGGCCGGATACCTGCGGGCTAGTGAATTGCCGCAGATCATATCCTGGTATCGGGAAAAAGAGCACCTGAGAGCATGGATGGCCCAAAACTCATACCAGAGGTGTCTGGCAGAGCACACGTGGCAGAGCCGATGGCAGAGGGTCCTTGATGATATCGTGCACAGCAGAAATTAA
- a CDS encoding radical SAM protein encodes MDKGPRDTKNMDKEPGGMGPSKIVWAGIPGSICNLDCAYCYVGSHKGKKGEFAYPVDHMIRCFEPARFGGPIFFGAASSGETLLWEGIIDFTHGMLSHGHVVSYTTNMTLTPVIRKFCDFPPDLRSRLELDASLHYLELKQKKALDIYFDNLRMLKSAGISIALFLCISDAYLPYLREISERCREEIGLLPVAGMTRRYDKQGAITSGSYSPEKDALVKETCDFRQWELQKRIYGQKRTEICHAGEYSINVDLGSGSYSKCWGNSGWPGWWWKWLSPFQVYDQAMRKLRNGQGWATGNIFADPESPIRFEPIGTCPFRDCVCASYLCWGLIPELAVDTHSRSFFTRDSVSQEVWNFMDSRVKGCGVPVPKGELISA; translated from the coding sequence ATGGATAAAGGACCAAGGGATACGAAAAATATGGATAAAGAACCAGGAGGAATGGGACCGAGCAAAATCGTTTGGGCAGGGATCCCCGGCAGCATCTGCAATCTGGACTGCGCTTACTGCTATGTAGGCTCTCACAAGGGGAAAAAGGGGGAATTTGCCTACCCGGTCGATCATATGATCAGGTGCTTTGAACCTGCGAGATTCGGCGGGCCGATATTCTTCGGAGCAGCCTCATCGGGGGAGACCCTCCTCTGGGAGGGAATCATCGATTTTACGCACGGGATGTTATCTCATGGCCATGTGGTCTCCTATACGACCAATATGACCCTGACCCCGGTCATCAGAAAATTCTGCGACTTTCCGCCCGACCTGAGATCGAGACTTGAGCTCGACGCCTCGCTGCACTACCTGGAGCTCAAGCAGAAAAAGGCGCTGGATATCTATTTTGACAATTTACGGATGCTCAAATCCGCCGGGATATCGATAGCCTTATTCCTCTGCATCTCGGATGCTTATCTTCCGTATCTTCGGGAAATAAGCGAACGCTGCCGGGAAGAGATCGGTTTATTGCCCGTCGCCGGAATGACCAGGCGATATGATAAGCAGGGGGCCATAACATCAGGTTCCTATTCTCCGGAAAAGGATGCACTGGTTAAGGAAACCTGTGATTTCAGGCAGTGGGAGCTGCAAAAGCGAATTTACGGGCAGAAAAGAACCGAAATCTGCCATGCTGGAGAATACTCCATAAATGTCGATCTTGGGTCCGGAAGCTATTCAAAATGCTGGGGCAACAGCGGCTGGCCGGGATGGTGGTGGAAGTGGCTTTCTCCATTTCAGGTTTATGATCAGGCCATGAGGAAACTTCGGAATGGCCAGGGCTGGGCTACAGGCAATATCTTCGCCGATCCGGAATCACCGATCCGGTTTGAACCTATCGGCACCTGCCCCTTCCGTGACTGCGTGTGCGCAAGCTACCTGTGCTGGGGACTGATCCCCGAACTTGCGGTCGATACCCATTCCAGGTCCTTTTTTACCAGGGACTCGGTTTCTCAGGAAGTATGGAACTTCATGGATTCCCGGGTGAAGGGTTGCGGGGTACCAGTACCAAAGGGTGAACTGATTAGTGCATAG
- a CDS encoding ABC transporter ATP-binding protein: MSKPIISVCGIGKRYRLGMSHARPRYKTLRDTVADFFKAPFSGGKARWSNSSSSGPVREFWALRDISFDVRQGEVIGIIGRNGAGKSTLLKILSRITEPTEGEIRLRGRVASLLEVGTGFHPELTGRENIFMNGAILGMSRVEIRSRFDEIVAFAEIEKFLDTPVKRYSSGMYVRLAFAVAAHLEPEILLVDEVLAVGDAAFQKKCLGKMNDVARGGRTVLFVSHNMGAISSLCPRCIWLDAGHIRQIGETEPVVQSYLTSSDASGSDTILEPPKTARVGFRRIWVSSCDGRVLSEFDVKHPFLINLAIEVRVPVRDVDIGVLIESVHGSRVCFTNLSDSNDGSIIALEPGKYLCSLRVPGNFLVPDGYKILVEAHIPAVSKEDFHQDAVSFMIVDTGSRLRNIKDAWRYGCVLGNFDWKLERINHG; the protein is encoded by the coding sequence ATGAGTAAGCCCATTATTTCAGTATGCGGCATCGGCAAGCGATACCGGCTGGGGATGAGTCACGCAAGGCCGCGGTACAAGACGCTGCGCGACACAGTAGCCGATTTTTTCAAGGCACCCTTCAGCGGCGGCAAGGCCAGGTGGTCGAACAGCAGCAGCAGCGGTCCTGTCAGGGAATTTTGGGCCTTGCGGGATATCTCTTTTGACGTCCGGCAGGGTGAGGTCATCGGCATTATTGGCCGCAATGGTGCCGGGAAAAGCACCCTGCTGAAAATCCTGAGCCGGATCACCGAGCCGACCGAAGGTGAAATCCGGCTGCGGGGCCGGGTGGCAAGTCTTCTTGAGGTTGGCACCGGCTTTCATCCCGAACTTACCGGCCGGGAGAATATCTTCATGAACGGGGCCATCCTGGGCATGAGCAGGGTTGAGATCAGGTCCAGGTTCGATGAGATAGTGGCCTTTGCCGAAATTGAGAAATTCCTCGACACGCCGGTCAAGCGCTATTCGAGCGGCATGTACGTGCGGCTGGCCTTTGCCGTGGCCGCCCACCTTGAGCCCGAGATCCTGCTGGTGGATGAGGTTCTGGCAGTCGGGGATGCGGCCTTTCAGAAAAAATGCCTGGGCAAGATGAACGATGTGGCCAGGGGCGGCAGAACCGTGCTGTTTGTCAGTCACAATATGGGAGCCATCAGCAGCCTGTGCCCCCGCTGTATCTGGCTGGATGCAGGGCATATCCGGCAGATCGGGGAAACGGAACCGGTTGTTCAGAGCTATCTCACCAGTTCGGATGCTTCAGGCTCCGACACCATCCTTGAGCCGCCTAAGACAGCCAGGGTCGGCTTCCGGCGGATATGGGTTTCGTCCTGCGACGGCAGGGTTCTCTCCGAGTTCGATGTCAAGCACCCTTTTCTGATCAACCTGGCCATAGAGGTTCGTGTTCCTGTCCGTGATGTTGACATTGGCGTACTGATCGAAAGCGTTCACGGATCGAGAGTCTGCTTTACCAATCTTTCGGATTCAAACGATGGCAGCATCATTGCGCTTGAGCCCGGGAAATACCTGTGCAGCCTGCGTGTTCCCGGTAATTTTCTGGTGCCTGACGGCTATAAAATCCTGGTTGAAGCCCACATCCCTGCTGTTTCCAAAGAGGATTTTCATCAGGATGCAGTCAGTTTCATGATTGTAGACACGGGATCAAGGCTGAGAAATATCAAGGATGCCTGGCGCTATGGCTGTGTTCTCGGAAACTTCGACTGGAAGCTGGAGAGGATAAATCATGGATAA
- a CDS encoding ABC transporter permease, which produces MAGERIIKPSSGWVGIDWAELWEYRELFGFLAWRDILVRYKQTAVGIAWAFIRPLLTMVVFSVIFGRIARLPSDGVPYPVLTFTALLPWQFLANTLTESSSSLIANASLVSKVYFPRLIIPLSAVLSGLADFLISLAVLIGMMVWYRIVPGLAVLWLGFFFLLALGTSIGCGLWLCALNVEYRDVRYVVPFLVQAGLYISPVGFSSSVVPEKWRLLYSMNPMVGAIDGFRWCLLGQKVSLYLPGLVLSSLVTLLLMVSGAAYFRRMEKTFADVI; this is translated from the coding sequence ATTGCCGGAGAACGCATCATTAAGCCTTCATCAGGCTGGGTCGGGATTGACTGGGCGGAGCTTTGGGAGTACCGCGAGCTTTTCGGCTTTCTGGCCTGGCGCGATATCCTGGTCCGCTACAAACAGACGGCAGTCGGCATTGCCTGGGCTTTTATCCGGCCCCTCCTGACTATGGTCGTATTCTCGGTCATCTTTGGCCGGATCGCCCGCCTGCCATCCGATGGTGTTCCGTATCCGGTCCTGACCTTTACGGCCCTGCTGCCGTGGCAGTTTCTGGCCAATACCCTGACTGAAAGCAGCAGTTCCCTGATCGCCAATGCCAGCCTGGTTTCCAAGGTCTACTTCCCCCGGCTCATCATTCCCCTGTCCGCGGTCCTGTCAGGACTGGCTGACTTTCTCATCTCGCTGGCCGTTCTGATCGGCATGATGGTCTGGTACCGGATTGTGCCCGGCCTGGCCGTGCTCTGGCTGGGGTTCTTTTTCCTTTTGGCCCTTGGGACTTCCATCGGCTGTGGACTCTGGCTGTGCGCCCTGAATGTCGAGTACCGGGATGTGCGCTATGTCGTGCCTTTCCTGGTGCAGGCCGGCCTCTATATTTCGCCCGTTGGCTTCAGCAGCAGTGTTGTGCCGGAGAAGTGGCGGCTGCTCTACTCGATGAATCCGATGGTGGGCGCGATTGACGGATTCCGCTGGTGCCTGCTGGGGCAAAAAGTCTCTCTCTATCTGCCAGGGCTGGTCCTGTCCTCGCTGGTGACCCTCCTGCTCATGGTGAGCGGTGCGGCCTACTTCAGGAGGATGGAGAAGACTTTTGCCGATGTCATCTAA
- a CDS encoding tetratricopeptide repeat protein: MNHRIWHLLISLLLVLATYLAFAQVLGCGFVNFDDDQFVTANHHVRAGLTFQGIKWAFTTRHGGNCNPLAWLSHMMDCQLYGLNPGGHHLTSLLLHLLNTLLLFWVLNLATGSLWPSALVAALFALHPLHVESVAWIAERKDVLSTFFWMLTLGAWVRYVRRPALGRYLSVFLLFCLGLLAKPMLVSLPFVLLLLDYWPLHRFQTTGMPRSLIRLLLEKVPLLAFSAFWSLLTLSAQHQAGAVASLEAIPFTARLINAVVSYGSYLARVFWPHNLAVFYPHPVTWPLWHVAASGLLLAGLTALAIGTVRNHPCLIVGWLWYLGTLVPVIGLVQVGRQGMADRYTYVPVIGLFIMAAWTIPGLLSAWRYRRVFLASSAAGVLVVLMIFTWRQTGYWKSSFTLFQHALEVTADNYLAHYNLGVALADAGRYEEAAIHYIAATRIKPDYACAHNNLGIVLTRQEKLTEAETHYREALRIKPDWDKAHYNLGVVLATQGKFEEAKAHYARALQLNPGYARAHYSLGIILSREGKEQEAAIHYARARELEATRRGSTIGAGQGQGA, translated from the coding sequence ATGAACCACCGTATCTGGCATCTTCTCATCAGCCTGCTTCTCGTTCTGGCTACCTACCTCGCTTTTGCGCAGGTGCTTGGCTGCGGGTTTGTCAACTTCGACGACGATCAGTTTGTAACTGCAAATCATCATGTCCGGGCCGGTCTGACCTTCCAGGGAATCAAATGGGCTTTTACCACCCGGCATGGAGGCAATTGCAATCCCCTGGCCTGGCTGTCACACATGATGGATTGCCAGCTCTACGGATTGAATCCGGGCGGCCATCATCTGACCAGCCTGCTTCTTCACCTGCTCAATACCCTGCTGCTGTTCTGGGTCCTCAATCTTGCAACCGGCTCGCTCTGGCCAAGTGCCCTGGTAGCTGCGCTGTTTGCCCTGCATCCTCTGCATGTGGAATCGGTGGCCTGGATTGCTGAGCGCAAGGACGTTCTGAGCACGTTCTTCTGGATGCTGACCCTGGGGGCCTGGGTCCGCTACGTCCGCAGGCCTGCGCTCGGCAGGTATCTTTCGGTTTTCCTCCTGTTTTGCCTCGGTCTTTTGGCCAAGCCGATGCTGGTGAGCCTGCCGTTTGTCTTGCTTTTGCTCGATTACTGGCCGCTGCACCGATTCCAGACGACAGGAATGCCTCGAAGTTTAATCCGCCTGCTTCTGGAAAAAGTCCCTCTCCTGGCCTTTTCGGCATTCTGGAGTTTACTGACCCTGTCCGCGCAGCATCAGGCAGGGGCGGTAGCCTCCCTGGAAGCCATTCCCTTCACGGCCCGGCTGATCAATGCCGTCGTATCTTACGGCTCCTACCTGGCCAGGGTATTCTGGCCGCACAATCTGGCTGTCTTCTATCCGCACCCGGTGACCTGGCCGCTGTGGCACGTGGCTGCATCCGGCCTGCTGCTGGCGGGGCTGACTGCTCTGGCCATCGGCACAGTCCGAAACCACCCCTGTCTGATCGTAGGCTGGCTGTGGTATCTCGGCACCCTGGTGCCGGTTATCGGGCTGGTGCAGGTCGGGCGGCAGGGCATGGCTGACCGTTATACTTACGTGCCGGTCATCGGGCTGTTCATCATGGCTGCCTGGACCATTCCCGGCCTTTTATCCGCCTGGCGATACCGCAGGGTGTTTCTGGCCTCATCAGCCGCTGGTGTTCTTGTGGTCTTGATGATCTTTACCTGGCGTCAGACAGGTTACTGGAAGAGCAGTTTTACCCTGTTTCAGCATGCCCTCGAAGTGACCGCCGATAATTATCTGGCCCATTATAATCTTGGCGTTGCCCTGGCCGATGCGGGAAGATATGAAGAGGCCGCAATCCACTATATTGCGGCCACCAGGATCAAGCCCGACTATGCCTGCGCCCATAATAACCTCGGCATTGTCCTGACCAGGCAGGAAAAGCTTACGGAAGCCGAAACCCACTACCGTGAGGCCCTGCGGATCAAACCCGATTGGGACAAGGCGCACTACAACCTTGGGGTTGTTCTGGCCACCCAGGGGAAATTCGAAGAGGCCAAGGCCCATTATGCCAGGGCGCTGCAACTCAATCCCGGCTATGCCCGTGCCCACTACAGCCTCGGGATTATTCTGTCCCGGGAGGGAAAAGAGCAGGAAGCCGCAATCCATTATGCCAGGGCCAGGGAACTTGAGGCAACCAGGCGCGGCTCAACCATTGGCGCCGGCCAGGGCCAGGGAGCGTGA
- a CDS encoding phosphocholine cytidylyltransferase family protein — MAVDTAIILAAGQGKRLFPLTQTIPKSLIPIARTTILDHILQNLSNAGIEYVVIVVGYLGSAIRQRIGINYQGIQVTFLENPLYGYTDNIASLWYAQGFFYSDVLLLEGDTFLEEGILLDLITCPHRNAMVIDRLNPEFMNGPLVSLDSSGLVDRMILDGEQEKYPAADPAKVYKTVNAYKLSFDFLRKHLMPRLNLHFNLGKTDDRYEVLIRDLMAEGAVRFNPVLIGQRRWVDVDTPQDLTRAVKMFTPGSELV; from the coding sequence ATGGCTGTTGATACTGCTATCATTTTAGCGGCAGGCCAGGGGAAGCGCCTGTTCCCCCTGACCCAGACCATACCCAAGAGTCTGATTCCCATTGCCAGGACCACTATTCTCGATCACATTCTGCAAAATCTCTCCAATGCCGGTATCGAGTATGTGGTCATTGTGGTTGGCTATCTGGGCAGCGCTATTCGCCAGAGAATCGGTATTAACTACCAGGGCATTCAGGTCACCTTTCTGGAGAATCCCCTGTATGGCTATACCGATAACATTGCTTCACTATGGTATGCTCAGGGGTTCTTCTACTCGGATGTCCTGCTGCTTGAAGGTGACACGTTTCTGGAGGAAGGGATTTTGCTCGACCTGATCACCTGTCCGCACCGTAATGCCATGGTTATTGACCGGCTTAACCCTGAATTCATGAACGGTCCGCTGGTTTCTCTCGATAGCAGCGGTCTGGTGGATCGGATGATTTTGGATGGGGAGCAGGAGAAATATCCGGCCGCTGATCCGGCAAAGGTTTATAAAACCGTCAATGCCTACAAATTATCTTTCGACTTTTTACGCAAACATCTTATGCCCCGTCTCAATCTGCATTTTAACCTTGGCAAGACTGACGATCGTTACGAGGTCCTGATCCGGGATCTCATGGCCGAGGGTGCGGTAAGGTTCAATCCTGTGCTGATCGGTCAGCGCCGTTGGGTTGATGTCGATACCCCGCAGGATCTAACCCGTGCTGTCAAGATGTTTACTCCCGGATCGGAATTGGTCTGA
- a CDS encoding matrixin family metalloprotease — MKKNHLLLFCLTGLSFFLFVTDSPAVMRKVTLSDLISRARHICYGQVADLTSEWNESMTAISTTVRLSVFENLKGKAPASLSFTVAGGVVGEIGQRNSNSPLFWPNERVIVFIDSQSRLVEEFQGKFQVYEGLVRERGLLLKAFFDEIRNVQSALMEGNFFPRPAEQAGNNSSFCDYSISGYRWCEENPMGENFYFNTRITENQRSACMSAALTWNNSGACFQFSYGGITQVTGTSYDGTSVIYWGSQLSEQTLAQTTYWYTASTGCLLEVDCGFNAQLAWSTTGDGSAYDIETCMLHEFGHYLSLNHSQNPEAVMYPYYSGIKRSLSDDDKAGIIRLYGTCGVGEEPAWDSTYQLSIGSPESLALLRNYRDQVLRRNPSGSLEVRRLYSQSSELLRVLASNPKLILQAHHLIEENLPEIQKAVNHQDAVLQDQEGISAFMDSLASSGSRRTRAWLGGLKRDMVRCQRTGRKFHGFRIER; from the coding sequence ATGAAAAAGAATCACCTGCTTCTCTTCTGCCTTACCGGATTGAGTTTTTTCCTGTTTGTCACAGATTCTCCGGCTGTTATGAGGAAAGTCACCCTTTCGGACCTTATCAGCAGGGCCAGGCATATCTGCTACGGCCAGGTCGCAGACCTCACCAGCGAGTGGAATGAAAGCATGACCGCTATTTCCACAACTGTCAGACTTTCAGTTTTCGAGAATCTGAAAGGAAAAGCCCCTGCCTCCCTCAGCTTTACGGTAGCAGGGGGAGTGGTAGGAGAGATCGGCCAGAGGAATTCCAATAGCCCGCTCTTTTGGCCGAATGAACGGGTGATTGTGTTTATCGATTCCCAATCCCGGCTGGTGGAGGAATTTCAGGGCAAATTTCAGGTGTATGAAGGCCTGGTCAGGGAACGGGGCTTGCTGCTCAAGGCATTTTTTGATGAAATCAGAAATGTTCAATCCGCTCTGATGGAAGGAAACTTCTTTCCCCGGCCCGCCGAGCAGGCGGGGAATAATTCATCTTTCTGCGATTACTCGATTTCCGGCTACCGATGGTGTGAGGAAAACCCGATGGGAGAGAATTTTTATTTCAATACCAGGATCACCGAGAACCAAAGGTCTGCCTGCATGAGTGCAGCTTTAACCTGGAATAACAGCGGAGCCTGCTTTCAATTCTCCTATGGTGGAATCACGCAAGTCACCGGGACCAGTTATGATGGAACCAGTGTCATCTACTGGGGCAGCCAATTGTCTGAGCAAACCCTGGCCCAGACTACCTATTGGTATACAGCCTCCACTGGATGCCTGCTGGAAGTTGATTGCGGATTCAATGCCCAACTGGCCTGGAGCACGACGGGCGATGGATCAGCCTATGACATAGAAACCTGCATGCTGCATGAATTCGGGCATTACCTTTCCCTGAACCACAGCCAGAATCCTGAGGCTGTTATGTACCCCTATTATTCAGGCATCAAAAGGTCCCTGAGTGATGACGATAAGGCAGGAATTATTCGCCTGTATGGCACGTGCGGGGTGGGAGAGGAGCCTGCCTGGGATTCGACCTATCAGTTGTCGATCGGGTCCCCGGAAAGCCTTGCCCTTCTCAGAAACTACCGGGACCAGGTTCTGCGCCGCAATCCAAGCGGAAGCCTTGAGGTTCGGCGACTGTATTCCCAGTCATCGGAATTACTCCGGGTGCTGGCTTCAAACCCCAAGCTTATCCTCCAGGCGCACCACCTTATCGAGGAGAACCTGCCTGAAATTCAGAAGGCAGTCAATCATCAGGATGCCGTTTTACAGGACCAGGAGGGAATCTCTGCCTTTATGGACAGCCTGGCCTCTTCGGGGTCCCGCAGGACACGGGCCTGGCTCGGAGGGCTGAAACGGGACATGGTGAGGTGTCAGCGGACCGGGCGGAAATTTCATGGCTTCCGGATCGAGCGGTGA